A stretch of DNA from Drosophila virilis strain 15010-1051.87 chromosome 5, Dvir_AGI_RSII-ME, whole genome shotgun sequence:
GGTAAAGGGAAAAAAGTTAATTTGGGACAGACTTTTTCATCGCTCTTTTGGGCGCGGCCACCTGATGGGAAGGGAAGCAATGGATGTGCCAGTTGCTGCCCCCCAATCCAGTCTGCAGCCCTGTTACTGGCTTTGGTAATGTTACAGCACGTGCACGTGCTTTAAGTGGATTTGTGTCacagggtttttttttattgttagtGGAAGGCTGGCTGTTCAGGTGAACTGGACTTACCGTTGTGCCTTCCTCAAAGGCCACCGCCTCGAATGattttttttcgaaaatttcTAATAGATCGTGTAAATCCTGCTGTGTCACGTTGACCATTTCGTTTAGCTTTATGCTGCTCATTTTTGCGGCGCTGCATTTACCGTACGTTTTGTGTGGGTGTCGCGTTCGTATGTAAATTCTATTTCTGCTACGCACACTTGAACACTGTTATTTTGCAAagacacacagacgcacagacACAGTGACACGAGTAAATGTGGCAGAATAGCGCTGGAACGATggttatttattaaacaactTCTAGGTCGGCTTATGCTCTGCCTATTTACGTTTTAGAccgaattttattttgttgttgttttgctttattATCTGCTTCTGCTTAGCCGTTTTGCGTTCCGCTTTGGAGTTTGTTTTGTCAACGCCTTTTTAGGCTCAAGCGCGACGTCACCAACTCTTGCCGCGACGTCAGTATTGGCTTTCGCGTCACCGCACgcacaacaaaacacaatttgCACACCTTTGAGCAAATTTGtacaaatttgattaattaattacgCGCTAGTCTTTTTGAGTTTACTTTAATTACGACGTAAATAGCACACGGACCGAACACAACAAAACTCtgcgtgcgtatgtgtgctTGGCTTACCTCCCGTTCGGTTGTCTGctaaattaacattttattaacaTGTTATTAACAGCGGAaccaattttttcttttgggatAATTGATAATGCAATTCAATTAGAACTACATTTATTAACACTttaataattacaatttttttctcTTGTCATATTAAGAACAAACATGATTAATAACAGATCCATAGCAGAGCTAATGCAATGTCTCAACATGGCCACATGTCAAAATACTACTTGAGACACGTTCGATACCAATTTCGATAATCCTGTAACAGTCTGTTAGTGTACTGTTAACGCACGAATAAATTTCTGTTACCGCAAAAGTGGCGCAATGTGGAGTCCGATACTCTatgcaaattgaatatttcaaaattgcaTATGCACTGTTCCCTCAGAATAATATACCAAtaagaatatttattaaatttgttatcaGAATTAACTTAGTTTAAGaaacaaatattgaatttatttaatagttttacaaatattttcatgcTAGACAATccgatttttatacaaatatatttcgtttttattattttgctgcATTTTGAACAACAATTACAGTTATTTTTACGTCTGGCACTAACATAACTTCATGAGTTTTAGTGCGTACTCTTAACATCAAGAATTCATCGTTGGGATCCATTTTCTCCATACCTCGCTCCAAACGTCCTCTTAGTTCTTGAAAATGGCCAACAAATTTGACAGAGGTGTCAAATTCCATTGTGCTTTTAACAGGAATTCCAAActcatttataataataatatcgcGAATATTTTTCTTCTCCTGAATTTGTCTAAATGCTTCATCGACATATCGACGTGTTCGTGGTGGCTGTAGATAAACAAACATTACTTCGTAAATAGttcaattaatataatataggTTTTACCTTTTCTGGAGGGcttttaaacatatttcacTATATCATTTGATCACTTTCTCCCACACAATGCGTGCATTCAAACATTGTTTTTTCTCTTCATGGTTGTCAAGACAGTTTCTAGAGGTAACGGCTGTTATATAGGTCTGCGGGTCAAATGCCAGTATCCAGTGTGGCCAGTGCGTGCTTATATACTTTTAAGGGAATTGCTATacactttattaaaaataccaCTCTATTAGTATTTTTATACGCTTAAAATAATACATTAAACTTACTGCCAGCTGGTCACACTGCGGTATCGAGCaaacaaaactttatttttactaaTGAGACATTACTTTTGCAAAAGATTCAGCTAAATTCAGAGTTAACATGGTAAATAAAGtgtgtaatattttgaaaataatttacattcGTTTTTATTG
This window harbors:
- the robls54B gene encoding dynein light chain roadblock-type 2 codes for the protein MFKSPPEKPPRTRRYVDEAFRQIQEKKNIRDIIIINEFGIPVKSTMEFDTSVKFVGHFQELRGRLERGMEKMDPNDEFLMLRVRTKTHEVMLVPDVKITVIVVQNAAK